The proteins below come from a single Rhodospirillaceae bacterium genomic window:
- the bcp gene encoding thioredoxin-dependent thiol peroxidase, whose amino-acid sequence MTTEIGKKAPDFNLPATGKKKISLKSLRGKKVIIYFYPKDDTPGCTKESCGFRDNISAFKKSGAEVIGISKDTISKHEKFSAKYDLNFPLASDEETATCEDYGVWKEKNMYGRKYMGIERSTFLIDEKGILRAEWRKVKVPGHVEEVLSACSEI is encoded by the coding sequence ATGACCACAGAAATTGGTAAAAAAGCGCCGGACTTTAACCTGCCTGCGACTGGGAAGAAAAAAATCAGCCTTAAATCCTTACGCGGAAAGAAGGTAATAATATATTTCTATCCCAAAGATGACACACCGGGTTGCACAAAAGAATCGTGTGGGTTCAGGGATAACATCAGTGCGTTTAAAAAATCAGGTGCAGAAGTTATCGGTATATCAAAGGATACAATTTCCAAGCATGAGAAATTTTCCGCTAAATATGATTTAAACTTTCCACTCGCTTCTGATGAAGAAACTGCCACATGCGAGGACTATGGTGTTTGGAAAGAAAAAAATATGTATGGTCGAAAATATATGGGCATCGAGAGATCCACCTTTCTCATTGACGAAAAAGGTATCCTCCGTGCCGAATGGCGCAAAGTAAAAGTGCCCGGTCATGTGGAAGAAGTTCTAAGTGCCTGTAGTGAAATTTAA